The Tolypothrix sp. PCC 7712 region GTTGCTTTTAATAATTCAGTTACATTAGGTTCATTAGCAGTAGCTATTTCTACTGGTGCTGAACTTGGTTTTTCTATATCAGGAGTGCTATTTGCTACTTCTGATTGTTTAGCTGAGGTAGAGTGACCTGATGCTGCCACGAGAGGTGCGATCAGTATCGCAACGACAGCATATTTAACAAATGGTTGCACGCGGAACCATCCTGACAGCAAAAGAGGTTTAAGCATGTGTTGACTCTCTAGGGGGTGGCAGTTGCTGTGTGGGGAGCAAGCCTATGCAGCAATGAATTAGGCTATGAATATAGGTATAACAAGAAACTAAATACTTTAACGAGATAATTTGTTCAAATTTATGACTGCTTTACAAATTTTAAGTATCATATTTAACTCCTTGTTTTCCTAGTATACTGTTATCTGCTATTACAGTAGTAATGCAGATTAACCAAGCAATATAAGGCACCAAATAAACTATTCAGTATTCAGCATCTAATACCATAACCGTACCTAGGGGTATCGGGATATAGGTATTAAACGCAAATTCAGACAGATAACAACTACAGCCAAGATTCAAATAACCGGGCTGTGAGGACTTTGTTTGAGGATAGCTAACCGATAAGCCGCTTCCTTATATATAACCTGCGACAATAGCGCAGAAGCCGAATCTAGGGGAGTTTGAGGCGTTAGTTGAAAAGCTAGCAAAGCTGACGCGCAACATATTGACTACTCAAAAACCACTACTAGTATCTACTCAAGATCGTAGTTTTGTCATCTGCTCTACATTAATTGTGAGAAGACAGTGACATTTTAGCGATGTAAATACACCTACAGCTAACTTTAAGGAAACACAAAGAAACGAAACTACTCTTGTAGATGCACAGTGGTATGGTAGCGATGCAGTGATTTTCCTTCCGCGATTTAAAATCCCCAGGAATTGTCGTCAGACATCGCCAAAGAATTAAGTTTGCTAGAGCAAAAGCTGTTATTACTAGCCTAGTTGCTACCTAACATAAACTTAATTATAAGTCTATCAAGGAACCTTGAATTTCACCAATATCAAAACACTTTAGCACCAAAAAACTTAATTTGTTAAAAGTTTATGGTGTAAAAGTCAAATATTCAAGGTTAAGTATCCATAGTCTCAGTTTTATGGGGCTGTTACGCTTGACTCTTGAGTACAGACGCGGTTAATTACGTCTCTGTGAATCTTGATCCTTAACTATTAACCCAGATGAAAATCGTATTTTTTGGTACTCCTCAATTTGCTGTTCCTACTTTAGAAAAATTACTACATCACCCAGAAATTGAGGTTTTAGCAGTAGTTACCCAACCAGATAAACGCCGAGAAAGAGGGAATAAACTAACACCTTCTCCTATCAAAACTCTTGCTACTGCTTTTAATATTCCAGTATGGCAACCCCAGAGGCTGAAAAAGCATACTGCAACCTTAACTAAACTCAAAGAATCAGGTGCAGATGCGTTTGTGGTTGTCGCATACGGGCAAATATTGTCCCAAGCAATCTTAGATATGCCTAAGTTGGGTTGTATTAATGTTCATGGCTCAATTTTGCCCCAGTATCGGGGTGCAGCTCCCATTCAGTGGTGCTTGTACAATGGTGAGCTAGAAACGGGGATTACAACGATGTTGATGGATGCGGGTATGGATACAGGGGCCATGTTGCTCAAGGCTACTACACCTATTGAGTTACTGGATAATACCTATAATTTAGCCGATAGGCTGGCGACCATTGGTGCTGATTTATTAGTGGAAACCTTATTCAAACTTCAACAGCAGGAACTTACCCCGATTCCTCAAGATGATAGTGCTGCGACTTATGCACCATTAATTCAAAAACCAGATTATGGATTGGATTGGTCTAAGAGCGCTATGCAATTACATAATCAAATTCGAGGCTTTTACCCTAACTGCACAGCTAGCTTCCGCAACCAAGTTGTGAAAATTACTGCTACCGTTCCCCTTGGTTGTGCTTATAGCTATCAGCTACCACCAGAATTAGCAAAAATACTTGATAAATTGCCTGATTTGTCAACTTTATCTGGTAGCCCGGGAGAAGTGGTAAGCATTACCAAGGGAATTGGCGCTATTGTCCAAACTGGCGAAGGTATGTTGTTGCTACGAGAGGTTCAGTTAGCTGGGAAACGTCCTCAATCGGGATGGGATTTCGTTAATGGTACCCGCTTAACTGTAGGAGAAATGTTTACAAATGGCTAAGGGAGAAATTATGTAGTCGGAATTTCATCCTGGCTGTTTTCGTAAAAACGGCAAGAATCACAAGGGCCACTGGGATTGACTGCACAACGTACAATTTCTGAATGGGCATTGAAGCTACAGGTAGCATCGCCAATTACCCATCGCCCCTTTACCAAACTTTTCTCAGATGGCCTTTGAGCAGATTGTACGTAAAGGGCTATATTATGCAAGCGGTAGCGCCCTGCTTTTAATTGATATTTGTGGCGGCGTTCTAAAACTGCGTAGGTTTTACCGTCAAAATCGAGATAGTTTCCCGGTTGCGGTGTCCAATCAAGCTGCGTTCTACCGAGGTACTGACGCGGATGCGTCAATATTACCTCGGTTGGTAAAGAGTCTGGCTCCATAAGCTGATGTGATGTGATTTACATTATAAAAATGGTATCGTAATAACCTCTTCTAGCTTATCGAATTTAGATTATAATTAGTAGTTTGCTGATTTTCCTAATAGTTACTATCTAGCGATCGCATCTCATAGTTGCGCGAATTTATCGGTTATTAAAGCTACTAAATAAACAGCGCGATCGCATATTTTAAACACTCTTGATTCAAGGGCGATCGCGCTTCAAATTATGATTGACAAAATGCTATGATTGGCATCGAAATCAATCTAGGCGATCGCTTAGTCTGTGCTGAAGTTGTGTTTTGCATTCCGGCTCAACCTGCTAAGTACCATATGCGACTGTCTTGCCTGCTCTTTGCTGTTTAATATAGATTGAGTTTAGATTCATAAATCTTCACAAAGGCGAAGCGCTGCTAGGGAGTCGGTAAAGCCGATTTCAGCCTATGATGTGGTTGATTTATTAGGGGGAACAGGCGATAGAGACCATGATCAAAAAGGCAAATTTTCCAGCCAGCCTATTACATTGTTTAAAGTTATGTAGCCTTTTGATTACGGAGCCTCAGCCACTGCGGTAAACTATGCCTTGATTATAATTCCTTCGCAGAGAAGAACACTCGAAAGGAGCCTTTTTTCAATGTCTCATACCGTAAAAATCTACGATACCTGCATTGGCTGCACTCAGTGTGTCCGCGCTTGCCCTACTGACGTATTAGAGATGGTACCTTGGGATGGCTGCAAAGCTGCTCAAATTGCCTCTTCTCCTCGTACAGAAGACTGCGTAGGATGCAAACGTTGCGAAACCGCTTGTCCCACAGACTTTTTAAGCATCCGGGTTTACCTTGGTGCTGAAACTACTCGCAGCATGGGTCTAGCTTACTAGGTTTTTGAGGAATTCATTTTAATTTCTCATTTTGCTCGCAATCTATTGTCTTAATTAGCAAGCACCTTTAGCAACGTAGGGTGGGAACTTGCCACCCTACAGTATCGTTCTTTAAAAATAGTGACTATCAAAAGGAGTAATACGCTCCTTTTTTCTTTGCTAAAATGTCACTTCTATGATACCAACTTAAACAGGTTGGAGTCATCCTCAACAGGGAATGGTGAACTAAATGTGCGGAATTGTTGGCTATATCGGCACCCAAGCAGCAACAGAAATCCTACTAGCTGGACTAGAAAAACTCGAGTATCGTGGGTATGATTCTGCTGGAATCGCTACCATCTGGGAAGGTGATGTTCAATGTGTGCGGGCAAAGGGTAAACTGCATAACTTACGTTCTAAACTAGAACAATTAGAAACCCCTGCCCAAATTGGTATCGGTCATACTCGTTGGGCAACTCATGGTAAACCAGAAGAGTATAATGCTCATCCCCACTTAGACACAGCAATGCGAGTGGCGGTAGTGCAAAATGGCATTATCGAAAACTACCGGGAGTTGCGAGAAGAATTAAAATCGAAAGGACATCAATTTCGTTCGGAAACAGATACCGAAGTCATTCCCCACCTCATCGCAGAAATTATCAAAAAATCTCCCGCTTCCTTATTAGAGGCAGTGCGTCAAGCAGTTAGCCACTTAGAAGGCGCATTTGCACTGGCAGTAATTTCTGCTGATTATCCAGATGAATTAATTGTAGTTCGGCAACAAGCTCCCTTAGTAATTGGCTTTGGGCAAGGCGAATTTTTCTGCGCTTCCGATACGCCTGCGATCGTTGCCTATACCAGGGCTGTACTACCATTAGATAATGGCGAAATTGCCCGTTTAACACCTCTAGGAGTGGAAGTTTATAACTTTGCCGGCGATAGGCTGAAAAAACAACCCCGGCTGCTGAACTTGAATCCCACGATGGTAGAAAAGCAGGGATTCAAACACTTTATGCTCAAAGAAATTTATGAGCAACCGGGAGTAGTACGCGCTAGTTTAGAAGCTTATTTTAATAATGATGCTCATGCGACTGGAGCTAGCCAGTCACCGATTAATTTAGGTTTATCTGAATCATTCTATGCAGATATCGAACAAATTCAAATCGTTGCTTGTGGCACGAGTTGGCACGCAGCTTTAGTAGGAAAATATTTGCTAGAACAATTAGCTGGTATTTCTACACAAGTACATTATGCTTCGGAATATCGCTATGCACCATCACCTTTGATAGCTAATACATTAATTATTGGTGTCACGCAATCAGGAGAAACTGCTGATACTTTGGCAGCTTTAGCGATGGAAAAAGAACGCCGTCAAGGTAAAGAAGCTAAATATCAAGCGCGATTGTTGGGTATTACCAATCGCCCAGAAAGCAGCCTCGGTCATCTAGTTCCCCATATTATTAATACATTGGCAGGGATTGAAATAGGGGTTGCAGCCACAAAAACCTTTGTTGCCCAATTAATGGCATTTTATGCTTTAGCCTTAGATTTAGCTGCTCATCGTCAATCAATTTCTCCTGATAAAATTGCCGAAATTATTGAGGGATTGCGACAAATTCCTAAAGAAATTGAAGCCACTTTAGAAACTCAAGAAAGTTTAACAGAACAACTAGCCCATCAATTTGCTGAAACTCAAGACTTCATCTTTTTAGGCAGAGGAATTAACTTCCCCATCGCTTTAGAAGGTGCTTTGAAATTAAAAGAAATTAGCTATATTCACGCTGAAGGTTATCCCGCCGGCGAAATGAAGCACGGCCCGATCGCCCTTTTGGATGCTAAAGTACCAGTAGTTGCGATCGCAGTTCCTGGTAGTGTTTACGAAAAAGTAATTTCTAACGCCCAAGAAGCCAAAGCCAGAGATTCTCGCTTAATTGGTGTAACTCCCGTGAAAGATGGCGAAGCAGGCGAAATCTTCAACGATTTATTACCAGTACCAATTGTAGATGAACTACTTTCTCCTCTTGTTTGTGTAGTACCTCTGCAATTATTGGCTTATCATATCGCTGCCCGTCGCGGTTTAGATGTCGATCAGCCAAGGAATCTAGCAAAATCGGTAACTGTGGAATAGGCTATTGATAGAGGTAGTAGCGCCCAAGCTCTACTACCAACCAATGTACAATTCTTCCTAATCTTTTGAGAATTATCTCAAAAAATCTCGTTATTAAAAATTATGCCATGACAAAGGCAACTACAGAGCGTCTGTATTCTTTTGAAGAATATCTGGCTTATGAAGATGGTACTGATAACCGTTATGAACTGGTGGATGGAAAACTGGAACTTATGAATCCACCAACTTTCAGACATTTACTGATTTCTAAATTCATTGAACTAGCATTTGACACAGAAATAAAACGCCTGATTTTACCTTGGCTATGCTTTAGAGAGGCGGGAGTAAGAACGGGATGGCGGAAGTCAAGATTACCTGATGTTTATGTCGTCACGGCTGAACAAGTAAAGGAATTCCTTGATGAGTCGGCTGTTTGTCAGACTGCACCGATATTAGTAGTCGAGGTGGTGAGTCTTGATTCAGTGAAGCGCGATTATCGCTATAAACGTTCTGAATATGCAGCGTTGGAAATTCCAGAGTATTGGATTGTAGATCCAATAGAATCAAAAATTACAATTTTATTTTTGTCAGAAGGATTGTACGAAGAGCAAGAATTTACCGGAAGTGAGCAAATTGTATCTGCAACTTTTCCAGAAATTGTGCTGACAGTTGAACAAATTTTAGCTGCGGGTAATATTGAGTAGAAAAAAATGATGCCTACAGTGGGCTACGCTTCTTGACCAACTACTAGGTTACACTTCGTGGTGAGACACTAAAAATTGCACTAACCATATTTAACCGGAATAAAAATTTTTCAGCAGTTTTATACATTAAATCTGTGTCCTCTGCGTCTCTGGGGTTTCAAATCACAGAGAACACAGAGACAAGAGTTTATGGTGAGAATCGCTAATTTATTTGTAAAAAAAGAGGCAGATAATTTATCTGCCTCAGAACACTATCAGGGATAAAAATTTATGGATAAAGACCTCTGTCAGTTAGTGCTTGTGCTACACGACCAACACCTAAGGTATAAGCTGCTAACCTCAGAGGAATTTGCCGCAACTTCGATTGTTGAATTACTTGATGGTAAGCTTGCACCATCAAATGTTCCATTTCGCGGTTAACTCTTTCCTCATCCCAAAATACGTAAGAAAGACCTTGTACCCATTCCAAATAACTCACGACAACACCACCAGCGTTCGCCAAAATATCAGGTAGGACGATCGCACCTCGGGCCTCTAAAGCCCTGTTTGCCTCTAGAGTGACTGGGCCGTTAGCCGCCTCTGCAATAATCTGGGCTTTGATTTGGTTCACATTCTCTTCGGTGATTTGATTTTCCAAAGCTGCGGGAATCAACACATCACAAGGTAAGGTAAGTAAATCTGCATTGCTAATTGCGTTGGCGCAGCCCGCCTTAGGCATCGCATCTGGAAAACCCACAACACTGCGATGATTTCTACTGGCGTAAGCTTTCACGGCGGGAATATCTAAGCCAGCTTCGGAATATATCCCCCCACCACTGGTAGAAACAGCAATAATTTTTGACCCAGCTTCGTATAGTAATTCAGCTGCGGCAATACCTACATTACCAAAACCTTGAATTACTACTCGCACTCCGTCTAAGGATCTACCTTGATCGGCTAAAGCTTCGCGAACAATAATCATCGCACCACGTCCCGTAGCCATTTCCCGTCCTCTGGAACCACCTACAGAAATTGGTTTACCAGTAACCACACCAGGAACAGCATGACCCACATTCACTGAATATGTGTCCATCATCCAGGCCATCTCACGGGCAGAAGTTCCCATATCTGGCGCGGGAATGTCTACAGATGGGCCGATATCTTTAATTAATTCGCTGGTGTAACGTCGGGTAATTCGTTCTAATTCGCTAGCACTATACTGTTTTGGATCGATCGCAATTCCTCCCTTTGCACCACCGTAGGGAATTCCTAGCAACGCACATTTCCAAGTCATCAGCATGGCTAAAGCAGACACTTCTCGTAGTGTCACCGCCGGATGGTAACGAATACCGCCTTTGTATGGCCCTAAAATATCTGAGTGTTGTACCCGATGTCCAGCAAAGACGCGAATTTCGCCGTTATCCAGTTTTACCGGAATGGAAACTGTAACTACTTTGCGTGGGTGGCTAAGAATTTCTAAGATTCCTTGGTCTAGTTTTAATTCTTTAGCTGCTGCTTCTAAATACCTACAAGCTTGATCAAATGGACAAATATACGCTGGAGAGGCAGGTTCCAGCGGCAGCATAGGTGTGGCAATCATAAAATTTTCTCCCAATCGCGGTATCTTTGCGAACCGGAATATATATATGTCTGGGGAAAAGGTTAAAGGGTAAAGGTGAATGGGTTGTTCTTTCCCTTTCTCCTTTAAGCTATTCTGCTTTTAAGTTGCACAATCCATCGTGAGGGCTGTTGACGGTTGGCAGTCAACGGTTAACCGTCAACAATTAACAGCCCTGATTAGTAGTTATGCAATTTAGACGCGCATTAGCTTAACTGACCAGTATTGATATATGCCTAGCTTATCCTTTCTGATAAAAAAATTAGAGATTTTGTAGTTTTTGTTACAATTTTATTTGATTTTTATGCAAGCAAAGCAAAAGGAACACAGATTATTGATTCTGTGTTCCTTTATGATGAGGCGATCGCTTTTCCGGAATTAGCCTTGTACGAACACCTCAGGCGTAAAACTGCCGTGCAAACCGTAGGGGATATGATGCTGGAGATGCAAACGCGCGATCGCACCTTTATGCAAATCTTGTGCATCCAAAATCACTACATCTGATCGATCATGAGCCGCATCATAAACTAAAGCCAACAGCCAGCCGTCATCTTCTGTTTGAGAATTAGGACGGGGAACAAAAATTGGCTCGCCCGTAAAACCGCGTGGTGCTGCACTCCACAGTTGTCTTTCACCAGAATCTAAATCGATTTTCAAAATTGCTTGTAAAGGAGCATTACCTGTTTCTGCATGAGCTGCACCTATATATAGATAACGATATTGGCGACCTACATTATCTGGATGAATAGTAGGAAACTCACAGCAACGGCTTTCTATTAATTGTCTTTGAACTGTGCTATTTTGCAGTTGCAGTGCAAACCGCCAGAGTTGTCCCGGTGCAAGTGCGTCAAAGTTAACTTGGCGAAAATCGCTTTCGGGTTCGACTTGAGATAAGGAATCGTAGCAAATCGAGTCAATGATAATTTCATCCCCCACCTCAAAAGCATTGATGTGATGAAAGATGAAACCTGATTGAGTTTCTAGAATTTTTACACCTGTTTTCGCAGTTTCGGGGTTGCGGGGAATGACTATGATCCGAGTTGGCTGATTTGGCTGAAACTTGATACATTCCCCAGCCGAACGGATTCCCAAAACAAAAGGTAAGGGATTGAAAGTCACAGGATTTTGTAAGAATATGCAGTAATTTGGCGTAATTACAAAATCGTGAATAAAGCAGAAACCCGGCACACTATGAGCGTGTTTTCTAATAATTTCTCCTGCTGGGTTTAGCTCAAAAATCGTAATTTTTGTAGATAGTCCCGGCTGAATTGAAAAGTTGACCAAACAAGGCGCGCCATTATCTTGGTTACAGCTGGGGTCAAGGCGGGGATGAGCGCTAAAAGCTTCACCTGTTGATAATACACCATTGAAATATTCCCTTCCCAAGGTTTCTAAGGTGTAAGGGTCGAGGTGATGAGGTTCAGCAGCTTCCCACAGCGCTAAAAGTTTACTACCCCAGTAGATGACGTTGGTGTTAGCAATATCTTTCATTTTGAAGTCAAAGAGATTAGCTAGCCAACCGCCGGGTTTTTGCGTACCAAATACACCGCGATACAGAATTTTTCCCGCTTTTTGTTCTGCTAAATAGCCTTCAGTGCGGATAAAGCGATTGCGGAAATGGGCACGACCATTAATAAAGCTAATGCGGCTAATCATGCCATCACCATCAAAGGGGTGATGAATCTGTTGACCGTTGATATCCAGTAAACCAGGGCCGTTTCTAAATAGCGTACCTTGCAGTTCTGGGGGGATTTCTCCTTCTATATCATCAATCCAGTAATCAAATTCTTGCTTTAAAGATTGATATCCCCCCAGCCAATCTTCACGATTGTAGGATTTTTCTAAAATTGCGTTTTCTGAAAGTTTTGAACTCTGCATCTGCTATATATTCTTAAAAAGGTGAAGGATAAAGAATGAAGTCACCCAATTTTAGATTTTGCGGAAAGTTGCGTGCGGGGGTTCCCCCCGTTGAGCAAACTTTTCAAGACGGATTTACGATAGCGCAGCGTTAGCGAGTCCGCGAGCGTCTTTTGGATTGACCTCTCCTTATAAAGAAGAGGCTTAAGTATTGAATGATTTTTTTGCTCCTTCTCCGTCAACGGAGGAGCCACTCTCGTGGGCGGGTTTCCCGACTTGAGAGAAGTGGCGTGAGACAGTGTGGTGGGCGGGTTTCCCGACATAAAGCAACTGGCGTAGGCTTGAAACCGTTTTTTGGATTTTATTTTTAGATTTAATCTAAAATCTAAAATCTAAAATCCAAAATTGTCTCGGTCAGAATCGATAAACGCTTAAATCTGGAATAATGCGTTATCTCTTGTTAGGCGAAGTAATACCAA contains the following coding sequences:
- a CDS encoding DUF6464 family protein, producing the protein MEPDSLPTEVILTHPRQYLGRTQLDWTPQPGNYLDFDGKTYAVLERRHKYQLKAGRYRLHNIALYVQSAQRPSEKSLVKGRWVIGDATCSFNAHSEIVRCAVNPSGPCDSCRFYENSQDEIPTT
- a CDS encoding Uma2 family endonuclease; the encoded protein is MTKATTERLYSFEEYLAYEDGTDNRYELVDGKLELMNPPTFRHLLISKFIELAFDTEIKRLILPWLCFREAGVRTGWRKSRLPDVYVVTAEQVKEFLDESAVCQTAPILVVEVVSLDSVKRDYRYKRSEYAALEIPEYWIVDPIESKITILFLSEGLYEEQEFTGSEQIVSATFPEIVLTVEQILAAGNIE
- a CDS encoding carotenoid oxygenase family protein, giving the protein MQSSKLSENAILEKSYNREDWLGGYQSLKQEFDYWIDDIEGEIPPELQGTLFRNGPGLLDINGQQIHHPFDGDGMISRISFINGRAHFRNRFIRTEGYLAEQKAGKILYRGVFGTQKPGGWLANLFDFKMKDIANTNVIYWGSKLLALWEAAEPHHLDPYTLETLGREYFNGVLSTGEAFSAHPRLDPSCNQDNGAPCLVNFSIQPGLSTKITIFELNPAGEIIRKHAHSVPGFCFIHDFVITPNYCIFLQNPVTFNPLPFVLGIRSAGECIKFQPNQPTRIIVIPRNPETAKTGVKILETQSGFIFHHINAFEVGDEIIIDSICYDSLSQVEPESDFRQVNFDALAPGQLWRFALQLQNSTVQRQLIESRCCEFPTIHPDNVGRQYRYLYIGAAHAETGNAPLQAILKIDLDSGERQLWSAAPRGFTGEPIFVPRPNSQTEDDGWLLALVYDAAHDRSDVVILDAQDLHKGAIARLHLQHHIPYGLHGSFTPEVFVQG
- a CDS encoding Glu/Leu/Phe/Val family dehydrogenase, producing the protein MIATPMLPLEPASPAYICPFDQACRYLEAAAKELKLDQGILEILSHPRKVVTVSIPVKLDNGEIRVFAGHRVQHSDILGPYKGGIRYHPAVTLREVSALAMLMTWKCALLGIPYGGAKGGIAIDPKQYSASELERITRRYTSELIKDIGPSVDIPAPDMGTSAREMAWMMDTYSVNVGHAVPGVVTGKPISVGGSRGREMATGRGAMIIVREALADQGRSLDGVRVVIQGFGNVGIAAAELLYEAGSKIIAVSTSGGGIYSEAGLDIPAVKAYASRNHRSVVGFPDAMPKAGCANAISNADLLTLPCDVLIPAALENQITEENVNQIKAQIIAEAANGPVTLEANRALEARGAIVLPDILANAGGVVVSYLEWVQGLSYVFWDEERVNREMEHLMVQAYHQVIQQSKLRQIPLRLAAYTLGVGRVAQALTDRGLYP
- the glmS gene encoding glutamine--fructose-6-phosphate transaminase (isomerizing), whose product is MCGIVGYIGTQAATEILLAGLEKLEYRGYDSAGIATIWEGDVQCVRAKGKLHNLRSKLEQLETPAQIGIGHTRWATHGKPEEYNAHPHLDTAMRVAVVQNGIIENYRELREELKSKGHQFRSETDTEVIPHLIAEIIKKSPASLLEAVRQAVSHLEGAFALAVISADYPDELIVVRQQAPLVIGFGQGEFFCASDTPAIVAYTRAVLPLDNGEIARLTPLGVEVYNFAGDRLKKQPRLLNLNPTMVEKQGFKHFMLKEIYEQPGVVRASLEAYFNNDAHATGASQSPINLGLSESFYADIEQIQIVACGTSWHAALVGKYLLEQLAGISTQVHYASEYRYAPSPLIANTLIIGVTQSGETADTLAALAMEKERRQGKEAKYQARLLGITNRPESSLGHLVPHIINTLAGIEIGVAATKTFVAQLMAFYALALDLAAHRQSISPDKIAEIIEGLRQIPKEIEATLETQESLTEQLAHQFAETQDFIFLGRGINFPIALEGALKLKEISYIHAEGYPAGEMKHGPIALLDAKVPVVAIAVPGSVYEKVISNAQEAKARDSRLIGVTPVKDGEAGEIFNDLLPVPIVDELLSPLVCVVPLQLLAYHIAARRGLDVDQPRNLAKSVTVE
- the fmt gene encoding methionyl-tRNA formyltransferase; its protein translation is MKIVFFGTPQFAVPTLEKLLHHPEIEVLAVVTQPDKRRERGNKLTPSPIKTLATAFNIPVWQPQRLKKHTATLTKLKESGADAFVVVAYGQILSQAILDMPKLGCINVHGSILPQYRGAAPIQWCLYNGELETGITTMLMDAGMDTGAMLLKATTPIELLDNTYNLADRLATIGADLLVETLFKLQQQELTPIPQDDSAATYAPLIQKPDYGLDWSKSAMQLHNQIRGFYPNCTASFRNQVVKITATVPLGCAYSYQLPPELAKILDKLPDLSTLSGSPGEVVSITKGIGAIVQTGEGMLLLREVQLAGKRPQSGWDFVNGTRLTVGEMFTNG
- the psaC gene encoding photosystem I iron-sulfur center protein PsaC → MSHTVKIYDTCIGCTQCVRACPTDVLEMVPWDGCKAAQIASSPRTEDCVGCKRCETACPTDFLSIRVYLGAETTRSMGLAY